A genomic window from Algoriphagus sp. Y33 includes:
- a CDS encoding peptidylprolyl isomerase — MNISFLPYIQLSNFKVPYPLSIGTVLIINLLIFLQGITFAQTPPETVPVGQIITPYGEILIRLDDRTPNHKESFIALANAGYWDSLTFNRVIPNFVAQGGCPDTEEGFNDPEYLLKPEFVPELTHVYGAVGAGRDDNPGKLSARCQFYIVQNPDGLHRLDGDYTVFGQVIKGMSVIEQIVRVKRDSTDEPIKPVTLSVKVIQLSKEEMMKKSN; from the coding sequence ATGAACATTTCTTTTCTGCCTTATATCCAATTAAGCAATTTCAAGGTTCCCTATCCCCTTTCAATAGGAACGGTACTAATTATCAATCTATTAATTTTCCTACAAGGAATAACCTTTGCCCAAACTCCCCCGGAAACAGTACCTGTAGGCCAAATCATCACGCCCTATGGTGAGATTTTGATTCGGCTCGATGACCGAACACCAAATCACAAAGAAAGCTTCATAGCCCTGGCAAATGCAGGTTATTGGGACTCGCTGACATTCAATCGAGTGATCCCAAACTTTGTAGCCCAGGGTGGATGTCCTGATACTGAGGAAGGATTCAACGATCCCGAATACTTACTGAAGCCGGAGTTTGTACCTGAGCTCACTCATGTCTATGGTGCAGTAGGTGCGGGTAGGGATGACAACCCGGGTAAATTATCTGCAAGATGTCAGTTCTATATCGTTCAAAATCCCGATGGATTACATAGGCTGGATGGTGACTACACTGTTTTTGGTCAGGTAATCAAAGGAATGAGTGTGATAGAACAAATCGTCCGTGTGAAGCGCGATAGTACAGACGAACCCATCAAGCCTGTCACCTTATCTGTGAAAGTCATCCAACTTTCGAAGGAGGAAATGATGAAAAAATCCAATTGA
- a CDS encoding TolC family protein: MFKKRLLLVSLSILLLSKAAYSQEESTVPQGVLTLDQVVEFALERSPIIRQAQLDREIGDRNIKSNLADWYPQITASAAGAYNIKLQQQIIGDQLITFGQPYNSNILLQADQTLFNRDQLFASKSSKYYRQQLHQVIEDARINTVVDVSKAFYSILLSEEQLNILDQNLDRLEKQYKDAYSRFDAGLVDKTDYQRASIALTNVKSDRNRVANSFDAKYDYLKQLMGYPDSLDFRIEFDLEGAAGNIGGNAADPLVLENRIEYQLLKTQQTLNEIQTGYEKWNYLPQLSAYYRYNWNYFSQDFSNLYNTAYPISAVGLNLSIPIFQGGKRVHKVKAAELQVERGNVEIENLGNQIKTEYSTALADYNSSIYEWQLIRENMEMAEEVYNIIKMQYDEGIKAYVDLVVAETDLQTAQINHINAFYQVLEDKLDLEKALGTIN; this comes from the coding sequence ATGTTCAAAAAACGTTTACTGTTGGTGAGCTTGAGTATTTTACTCTTGTCAAAAGCTGCCTACAGTCAGGAAGAAAGTACTGTGCCCCAAGGCGTGCTAACCTTGGATCAGGTGGTGGAATTTGCTCTGGAGCGGAGTCCGATCATCCGACAGGCACAGCTAGACCGGGAAATAGGAGACCGCAATATCAAATCCAATTTGGCGGACTGGTATCCTCAGATTACAGCCTCTGCTGCCGGAGCCTATAATATCAAGCTTCAGCAGCAGATTATTGGTGATCAGCTGATCACTTTTGGGCAGCCTTACAATTCAAATATTTTGCTTCAGGCAGACCAGACCTTGTTCAATAGAGATCAGCTTTTCGCCTCGAAATCTTCGAAGTATTACCGTCAGCAACTTCACCAGGTGATAGAAGATGCGCGGATCAATACCGTGGTGGATGTGAGTAAAGCTTTTTACTCTATTTTATTATCCGAGGAGCAATTGAATATCCTTGACCAAAATCTGGATCGTCTGGAGAAGCAATATAAGGACGCTTACAGCCGCTTTGACGCCGGGCTGGTGGACAAGACAGATTACCAGCGTGCGTCGATTGCACTGACTAACGTGAAGAGTGACCGAAATAGAGTGGCAAACTCTTTTGATGCCAAATATGACTATCTGAAGCAATTGATGGGTTATCCGGATAGTCTGGATTTTAGGATTGAGTTTGACTTGGAAGGTGCTGCGGGGAATATCGGAGGGAATGCTGCAGATCCATTAGTACTTGAGAACCGCATTGAGTATCAGCTTTTGAAAACCCAGCAAACGCTCAATGAAATCCAAACAGGGTATGAAAAATGGAATTACTTGCCTCAGCTGTCTGCCTATTACAGATACAATTGGAATTACTTCAGTCAGGATTTCTCCAATTTATACAATACAGCATATCCAATTTCGGCAGTGGGATTGAATTTGTCTATTCCGATTTTTCAGGGAGGAAAACGGGTTCATAAAGTGAAGGCTGCCGAACTTCAAGTAGAGCGGGGAAACGTTGAAATCGAAAATCTGGGAAATCAGATAAAAACGGAATACTCCACCGCTTTGGCGGATTACAACAGTAGTATCTACGAATGGCAGCTGATCAGAGAGAATATGGAAATGGCTGAAGAAGTGTACAATATCATCAAGATGCAATACGATGAAGGTATCAAAGCCTATGTGGATTTAGTCGTAGCTGAGACTGATCTGCAAACTGCCCAGATTAATCATATCAATGCTTTTTACCAGGTACTGGAAGATAAGCTTGACCTGGAAAAAGCTTTAGGCACTATCAATTAA
- a CDS encoding alpha/beta hydrolase family protein, with protein MKNCSLLLVLLLPTFVFAQAKVDTIEVFSQAMNKTLKAAVTTPPSYDGTKQFATLYLLHGGSGAFSDWHQKVTQPGLVSRMAEEHELIIVTPGVGPHSYYFDSPKMDSVQYETYITAELIPYIDKTYKTLAQKESRAITGLSMGGHGAIILSAKHPDLFNAATSMSGVMNIDTRLWKVPAEFSTLRQSQQQEMLGEDLLYDAPFSTYTAVGLVDKMKENRIALLMDCGVDDFLLETNRQMHQLLLENGTPHDYTERPGAHTWEYWTDALPFHLLFVVKHLTR; from the coding sequence ATGAAAAATTGCTCACTCCTTCTGGTTTTACTTCTTCCAACATTTGTTTTTGCCCAGGCTAAAGTTGACACTATAGAAGTATTTAGCCAAGCAATGAACAAAACGCTGAAAGCAGCAGTCACTACCCCCCCTTCATATGATGGCACTAAGCAATTTGCCACGCTGTACCTACTGCATGGAGGAAGCGGTGCTTTTAGTGATTGGCATCAAAAGGTTACCCAGCCCGGACTTGTCAGCCGAATGGCTGAAGAACACGAATTGATTATTGTCACTCCTGGCGTAGGGCCACATAGTTATTACTTCGATAGCCCAAAAATGGATTCAGTGCAATATGAGACTTACATCACCGCTGAATTGATTCCCTACATAGACAAAACTTACAAGACCTTGGCTCAAAAAGAATCCAGGGCAATCACCGGCTTATCAATGGGCGGGCATGGTGCCATAATACTCAGCGCAAAGCATCCCGATCTATTCAACGCCGCTACCAGCATGAGTGGCGTAATGAACATCGACACCCGCCTATGGAAAGTTCCTGCAGAATTCAGTACCCTTAGGCAAAGCCAACAACAAGAAATGCTTGGAGAGGATCTTCTGTATGATGCGCCGTTCAGCACTTATACTGCAGTAGGATTAGTTGACAAAATGAAAGAGAACAGAATCGCTTTGCTAATGGACTGTGGTGTGGATGATTTCTTATTGGAAACCAACAGACAAATGCATCAACTACTCCTGGAAAACGGTACCCCCCACGACTACACTGAGCGTCCGGGTGCCCATACTTGGGAGTATTGGACCGACGCACTTCCTTTTCATCTCCTCTTTGTGGTTAAGCACCTCACCAGATAA
- a CDS encoding TetR/AcrR family transcriptional regulator, which yields MHNLLDKKKCIILSALDLIQEHGFHASPVSQVAKNAGVAAGTIYTYFENKEALIFGIYEYVAEEIKKYVSDRDDTTLVFKDRFYNYWKNLTDFYELNPSFHGFYDQFLNSPFNSEETQNKPNAWHEWAHGFFQSGMDEGAIRDINPVVLSILVNGNIKSIVRVKMNFKNKLARNNVNLEEISQLIWDGIKSV from the coding sequence ATGCATAATTTGCTAGATAAAAAGAAGTGTATCATCCTAAGCGCGCTTGATTTGATTCAGGAGCATGGGTTTCATGCTAGCCCTGTAAGTCAAGTTGCAAAAAATGCCGGCGTTGCTGCGGGTACCATCTATACTTATTTTGAAAATAAGGAGGCATTGATCTTTGGGATTTACGAGTATGTAGCCGAGGAAATCAAGAAATATGTTTCAGATCGGGACGATACTACGCTGGTATTTAAAGATCGATTTTATAATTATTGGAAAAATTTAACCGATTTTTATGAGTTAAACCCTTCATTTCATGGGTTCTATGATCAGTTTCTGAATTCTCCATTCAATTCGGAGGAGACTCAAAATAAACCCAATGCTTGGCATGAATGGGCTCACGGGTTTTTTCAGTCAGGCATGGATGAAGGAGCTATCCGTGACATCAATCCCGTAGTATTATCCATTTTGGTCAATGGCAATATAAAATCTATCGTGAGAGTCAAAATGAATTTCAAAAACAAGCTAGCCAGAAATAATGTGAATCTGGAAGAGATATCCCAGCTGATCTGGGATGGTATCAAGAGCGTATGA
- a CDS encoding efflux RND transporter periplasmic adaptor subunit produces MNLSYKLVAFSALIIAGFSCGQKQQTGQQAPAATAVTTYTLVKKSVTGLDEYPATLVPLNEVEIRPQIGGYITNIYIQDGQEVRKGQKLYEIDRSKYAATVQQADALVQSAEANLARMEKDYERYKKLDAEDAIAKQTLDHAQTEVLNAKAQVSSAKAQYQSASTDFNYSVLVAPFDGTVGISQVRLGTQVSPGQPLLNTLSSNDPMALNFVVNEREIPRFNKMLKAENAPDSLFRIKFSDGTVYPYNGKFTTIDRAVGRQSGTINLRVQFPNPDRDLIAGMTVNLMVLNEDIGEQLVIPYKAVTEQMGEYFVYVVQEDNTVKQQNVILGTRIAEGIVVRSGVQEGAKIVVTGIQKLREGAQITEQTAAQ; encoded by the coding sequence ATGAACTTATCATACAAACTAGTGGCTTTTTCAGCCTTGATTATAGCTGGTTTTTCTTGCGGGCAAAAGCAGCAGACCGGACAGCAGGCTCCGGCAGCCACAGCGGTCACCACTTATACCTTGGTGAAAAAATCCGTAACGGGACTTGACGAATACCCTGCTACACTTGTGCCCCTGAATGAGGTGGAAATCCGTCCGCAAATAGGCGGGTACATTACCAATATTTACATACAGGACGGTCAGGAAGTGAGGAAGGGCCAGAAGCTCTATGAAATCGACCGTAGCAAATATGCGGCTACTGTGCAGCAGGCTGATGCATTGGTACAGAGTGCTGAGGCAAATCTGGCTAGAATGGAAAAAGACTATGAACGCTATAAGAAATTGGATGCTGAGGATGCTATCGCTAAGCAAACGCTGGATCATGCCCAGACGGAAGTATTGAATGCCAAAGCGCAGGTCAGTTCGGCCAAAGCCCAATATCAATCGGCTAGTACTGATTTTAATTATTCCGTATTGGTGGCTCCCTTTGATGGTACAGTCGGTATTTCTCAGGTGAGACTTGGGACGCAGGTTTCCCCCGGCCAGCCTTTATTGAACACCCTGTCTTCAAACGATCCGATGGCTTTGAATTTTGTGGTCAATGAACGTGAAATTCCACGGTTCAATAAAATGTTAAAGGCAGAGAATGCACCGGATTCACTGTTCAGAATAAAATTCAGCGACGGCACAGTTTACCCCTACAATGGTAAATTCACCACGATAGACAGAGCTGTAGGGAGACAATCAGGTACGATTAATTTGCGGGTACAATTTCCTAATCCAGACCGCGATCTTATCGCCGGAATGACAGTGAACCTCATGGTGCTGAATGAAGATATAGGAGAGCAATTGGTGATACCTTACAAAGCGGTGACTGAGCAGATGGGGGAATATTTCGTCTATGTGGTGCAGGAGGATAACACGGTGAAGCAACAAAATGTGATCTTAGGTACTCGGATAGCAGAAGGGATTGTAGTAAGAAGTGGTGTGCAGGAAGGTGCCAAAATCGTAGTGACCGGTATTCAGAAGCTACGGGAAGGAGCCCAGATTACTGAGCAGACTGCAGCCCAATAA
- a CDS encoding Gfo/Idh/MocA family protein yields MSTQNKPIRILVVGCGNMGIAHAAAYHKFPKFEICGLVSRGDSNRKLNGQLRADYPLYSDFGKALAESKPDAVCISTYPDTHEDFAVRSLEAGCHIFIEKPLADSIAGCERIIAKAQEVNKKVVVGYILRHHPSWIRFIAEAEKLGKPLVMRMNLNQQSQGYMWDVHRKLMKSLSPIVDCGVHYIDVMCQMTGSKPVSVSAIGARLTEDIAEDNYNYGQLQIRFEDGSIGWYEAGWGPMISETAFFVKDVFGPKGAVSITAKDAGASGQSDNVDSHTKTESIRIHHAAIDSENKFTKTDEWIDLADEPGHQELCNREQLYFLKAIEENLNLDHHLEDALNSLKIAFACDESVKTGETVML; encoded by the coding sequence ATGTCAACACAAAACAAACCGATCAGAATTCTGGTCGTCGGCTGTGGGAATATGGGAATTGCCCATGCCGCAGCATATCACAAGTTTCCCAAGTTCGAAATCTGTGGACTGGTATCCAGAGGTGATTCCAATAGGAAACTTAATGGGCAGCTTCGAGCCGACTATCCCTTATATTCAGATTTTGGGAAAGCTTTGGCAGAGTCAAAACCTGATGCAGTGTGCATTTCCACTTATCCCGACACCCACGAGGATTTTGCCGTAAGATCATTGGAGGCCGGGTGCCATATTTTCATCGAAAAACCTCTTGCCGACTCCATCGCAGGATGTGAGCGGATTATTGCAAAAGCCCAGGAAGTCAACAAAAAAGTAGTTGTAGGCTATATTTTGAGACATCATCCTTCCTGGATACGATTTATTGCAGAAGCTGAAAAGCTCGGAAAACCGCTTGTGATGCGAATGAATCTCAATCAACAAAGCCAGGGCTACATGTGGGATGTACACCGTAAACTGATGAAAAGCCTCAGCCCAATCGTAGATTGTGGGGTGCATTACATCGATGTGATGTGTCAGATGACGGGATCCAAACCTGTCTCTGTTTCGGCTATCGGTGCCAGACTTACTGAAGATATCGCTGAAGATAATTACAATTACGGCCAACTTCAGATCCGCTTCGAAGACGGCTCGATCGGCTGGTACGAAGCCGGCTGGGGACCTATGATCAGTGAGACAGCTTTTTTTGTGAAGGACGTTTTTGGACCGAAGGGAGCCGTTTCTATTACCGCAAAAGACGCCGGTGCAAGCGGACAATCCGATAATGTGGATTCACATACAAAAACTGAGTCCATCCGAATACACCATGCTGCAATAGATTCTGAAAACAAGTTTACAAAGACTGATGAATGGATCGATCTCGCTGACGAACCCGGTCACCAGGAGCTTTGCAATCGCGAGCAGTTGTATTTTCTGAAAGCCATTGAAGAAAATCTTAATCTGGACCATCACTTGGAAGATGCCCTAAACAGCCTCAAAATTGCCTTTGCCTGCGATGAATCGGTCAAAACCGGTGAAACAGTAATGCTTTGA
- a CDS encoding GAF domain-containing sensor histidine kinase, translating to MNQISSLHENELDRLLALSNLGIDYYEPKQGLNFLTELAAKISGTEISLVNLIDSFTQWSVSSFGLDITQMPREDSVCQYTIQTYSNEGFEVEDLSIDERFKNKFYVKGSPNLRYYMGVPLTSPEGYNLGALCVMDSNLKYLSEDVKAILRLIALQIVDRLRVNNLVANLKNNLLESELSQKKLVHDIRGPIGGIIGLSDLILDESSPIGREEIREYSEMIKQSSLSLLDLSKDILSKEFDRSIHRIRDLKEGETNLIKLKETILRLLAPQIKVKQIKFTVRLSEENQLECFSKLYVLQILGNLLSNSIKFTNPQGEIQVEMNLKRRELDLILDFSVEDNGMGMDYAKISEILEGGTSTNQGTGGEVGFGLGLSLVRHLVRQRDGTMEIASELGKGTRFRIEMKVN from the coding sequence ATGAATCAAATATCTTCTTTACACGAGAATGAATTAGACAGACTATTGGCACTCAGTAATTTGGGAATAGACTACTATGAGCCAAAGCAAGGCCTGAATTTCCTTACAGAGCTTGCGGCTAAGATTTCGGGGACAGAAATCTCTTTGGTTAATCTAATAGATTCCTTTACACAGTGGAGCGTGTCTTCATTTGGGTTGGACATCACACAAATGCCCAGAGAAGATTCGGTGTGCCAATACACCATCCAAACTTATTCTAATGAGGGTTTTGAAGTGGAGGATTTAAGTATAGATGAGCGTTTTAAAAATAAGTTCTATGTAAAAGGATCACCTAATCTACGCTATTATATGGGGGTGCCATTGACTTCACCGGAAGGATATAATCTGGGGGCGTTGTGTGTGATGGATAGTAACCTGAAATATCTTTCTGAGGATGTAAAGGCAATTTTGAGATTGATTGCATTGCAGATTGTAGATAGACTGCGGGTAAATAATCTGGTGGCCAATCTTAAAAATAATCTTCTTGAATCTGAATTGTCCCAAAAAAAGCTGGTTCATGATATCCGTGGCCCGATAGGAGGGATCATAGGGCTGTCAGATTTGATTTTGGATGAAAGTAGTCCCATAGGGAGGGAAGAAATAAGGGAATATTCAGAAATGATTAAGCAGAGCAGTTTGTCATTGCTCGATTTGTCCAAAGACATTCTTTCAAAGGAATTTGACAGGAGTATACATAGAATCCGTGATTTAAAAGAAGGGGAAACAAATCTGATCAAGCTCAAAGAAACAATCTTGCGTCTATTGGCTCCCCAGATAAAGGTCAAACAAATCAAATTCACAGTAAGACTAAGTGAAGAGAATCAACTAGAATGCTTTTCCAAGCTCTATGTTCTTCAGATTTTGGGTAATTTACTATCCAACTCCATCAAATTCACCAACCCGCAAGGTGAAATTCAGGTAGAAATGAATTTGAAACGAAGGGAGTTGGATTTGATTTTAGACTTTAGCGTGGAAGACAATGGAATGGGGATGGATTATGCAAAAATCAGTGAAATTTTAGAGGGAGGAACCTCTACGAATCAAGGAACGGGAGGTGAAGTGGGATTTGGTTTAGGATTGAGTTTGGTAAGGCACCTTGTCCGACAGCGTGATGGAACTATGGAAATAGCTTCCGAATTGGGGAAAGGGACGAGATTTAGGATTGAGATGAAGGTGAATTAA
- a CDS encoding 1-acyl-sn-glycerol-3-phosphate acyltransferase, giving the protein MSQFDTIRPFYDAEANAAIRKIVDDPMLEAMMSFTFPSDTKEHWKDLMVHTHSLRDFQVNFIYPGVQKVLEKSSEGLSTGGFEQLESNTAYLFISNHRDIILDTSLLNACLYENGLVLTTSAIGDNLIQKPFLHTLSRLNRNFAIKRGLQGRALLESSQLASAYIKKSLLTENRSVWTAQREGRTKDGNDATHRGVLKMLTLAEEANPFGFFEKIKVVPVSISYEYDPTDVLKMPEWLAKSRDEKYVKGENEDFLNLLRGIIGSKKRIHLQVNGILEKEIREISTMELSQPDKLSKLAECIDQKIWTGYKLWPSNYIAHDLLYGDREYMEFYTDAEKISFEKRMNEKVNTKNEFLIKSFLAMYANPVNNQKAALNLNSPSSQS; this is encoded by the coding sequence ATGTCGCAATTTGATACAATCAGGCCTTTTTATGACGCAGAAGCCAACGCTGCAATCCGCAAGATTGTAGATGACCCTATGCTTGAGGCTATGATGAGTTTCACCTTTCCGTCTGATACTAAGGAGCATTGGAAAGACCTGATGGTCCATACGCATTCGCTAAGAGACTTCCAGGTCAACTTTATTTACCCTGGAGTACAGAAAGTCTTGGAAAAAAGCTCGGAAGGTTTGAGTACGGGCGGTTTTGAGCAATTGGAATCCAATACTGCTTACCTATTCATATCAAATCACCGGGATATTATCCTCGACACTTCATTGCTGAATGCATGCCTATATGAAAATGGCCTGGTCCTCACGACTTCTGCTATTGGGGACAATTTGATCCAAAAACCATTCTTGCATACGCTTTCCCGGCTAAACAGAAATTTTGCGATAAAACGTGGACTTCAGGGAAGGGCTCTCCTCGAAAGCTCCCAATTAGCCTCCGCATACATAAAGAAGTCACTTCTTACCGAAAATCGATCGGTATGGACCGCGCAGCGGGAGGGAAGAACCAAAGATGGCAATGACGCTACGCACAGAGGGGTACTGAAAATGCTCACGCTGGCAGAAGAAGCAAATCCCTTTGGCTTTTTTGAAAAAATCAAAGTGGTACCAGTCTCCATTTCCTATGAATACGACCCTACTGATGTCTTGAAGATGCCCGAATGGCTAGCCAAGTCTAGGGATGAAAAGTATGTCAAAGGTGAAAATGAAGACTTTTTGAATCTTCTTCGGGGAATCATCGGCTCCAAAAAAAGAATCCACCTACAAGTAAATGGTATTTTGGAAAAGGAAATCCGGGAAATCTCAACTATGGAACTGAGTCAACCCGACAAACTCAGCAAGCTGGCAGAGTGCATTGACCAAAAAATCTGGACTGGATACAAGCTTTGGCCTAGTAATTACATCGCACATGATTTACTCTATGGAGATAGGGAATATATGGAGTTCTACACAGATGCTGAGAAGATATCCTTTGAAAAAAGAATGAATGAAAAGGTCAACACTAAGAATGAATTTCTAATCAAAAGCTTCTTGGCAATGTATGCCAATCCGGTAAATAATCAAAAAGCGGCCCTTAATCTTAATTCACCTTCATCTCAATCCTAA
- a CDS encoding SDR family NAD(P)-dependent oxidoreductase gives MENKTVLITGGASGIGLAMVQLFASKKTKVYFIDINPEVGEKVAQEERSKGHEVTFLCGSVADPAESESLVQSIPGKIDTLINNAGVSHIGNLETTSTEDFDRVFQVNVKGMFNCTKAALPKLKENGGGSILNMASVAATIGIPDRFAYSMTKGAALSMTLSIARDYVADGIRCNCLSPGRVHTPFVDGFLAKNYPGKEQEMFEKLAATQPIGRMATPAEIAELAYFVSADTGSFITGTNIPIDGGFLGLKM, from the coding sequence ATGGAAAATAAAACAGTACTCATTACAGGCGGAGCATCCGGAATCGGACTCGCCATGGTTCAGCTATTCGCATCCAAAAAAACTAAAGTCTATTTCATCGACATCAACCCTGAAGTGGGTGAAAAAGTGGCGCAAGAGGAACGATCAAAAGGCCACGAGGTCACATTTCTTTGCGGAAGCGTAGCTGATCCTGCAGAATCAGAATCCCTAGTCCAATCCATCCCCGGCAAAATCGACACGCTGATCAACAACGCCGGGGTTTCCCATATAGGAAACCTGGAGACAACTTCCACCGAGGATTTTGACAGAGTGTTTCAGGTGAATGTGAAAGGAATGTTCAACTGCACCAAAGCGGCACTGCCAAAACTGAAGGAAAACGGTGGGGGATCCATTCTCAACATGGCCTCTGTAGCGGCTACTATCGGCATTCCGGATCGATTTGCGTACAGCATGACCAAAGGAGCGGCTCTATCCATGACACTCAGCATAGCCAGAGATTATGTAGCAGACGGGATCCGCTGTAACTGCCTGTCACCGGGAAGAGTGCACACACCTTTTGTGGATGGTTTTTTGGCAAAAAACTATCCTGGTAAAGAGCAGGAAATGTTTGAAAAACTTGCCGCAACCCAGCCCATTGGCAGAATGGCCACTCCGGCAGAGATTGCCGAGCTCGCCTATTTTGTGAGTGCGGATACGGGAAGCTTTATCACAGGAACCAATATTCCGATAGACGGAGGATTCTTGGGATTGAAAATGTGA